One window from the genome of Calliopsis andreniformis isolate RMS-2024a chromosome 12, iyCalAndr_principal, whole genome shotgun sequence encodes:
- the LOC143186002 gene encoding histone H3.2: MARINQYDKIKKKAKQRSTDKTIHEIRYYQNSTKLLIPKKPFEQLVREIAQNLQKKK; the protein is encoded by the coding sequence ATGGCTCGCATTAATCAGtatgataaaattaaaaaaaaagccaAACAACGATCGACCGATAAAACTATTCATGAAATACGTTACTACCAAAACAGTACGAAATTATTAATACCTAAAAAACCTTTCGAACAGCTTGTACGTGAAATTGCGCAGAACTTGCAAAAGAAGAAATAA
- the LOC143186298 gene encoding chymotrypsin-2 yields the protein MISASIKSIFLVVVLLSLARHVRCGPFKLLRKLEPYSNTNYTKHSKVTGKGIFPITEDDFNTDNRIVGGYYARRNQFPFMAVVHRLIGGGVVAQCGGSVISHRWVLTAGHCVGTNPSRFLLVFGIIDKSGIGYDYYDGPGLAMITDEAYLHPNFDPTINDVGLLRTPYNIPFGENIQPIQLAGFNDIDPTNFANRMGIVIGWGKDGPSGLPTRKLKFAVLPIISDYECKSYWSITVRKHACTAAGYGQDACQGDSGGPLIVLESGTPLQIGIVSYGDGYCPSDKPGVFSRVTGYIDWIQKLTGLNF from the exons ATGATTTCGGCAAGCATCAAGTCAATTTTCCTCGTGGTCGTCCTTCTGTCGCTGGCTCGCCATGTTCGTTGCGGCCCGTTCAAATTGCTCAGAAAATTGGAGCCTTACTCGAACACCAATTACACGAAACATAGTAAGGTAACCGGTAAGGGAATTTTTCCGATAACAGAAG ATGACTTTAATACGGATAACAGAATAGTCGGTGGATATTATGCAAGGAGAAACCAATTTCCATTTATGGCAGTGGTGCATAGGCTAATAGGTGGAGGAGTAGTTGCACAATGTGGTGGATCAGTTATTTCTCATAGATGGGTATTAACGGCTGGTCATTGTGTGGGGACCAATCCTTCTCGATTTTTATTAGTCTTCGGTATTATCGATAAATCTGGCATAggatacgattactatgacggaCCTGGTCTAGCGATGATAACGGACGAAGCTTATCTGCATCCTAATTTTGACCCAACCATAAACGACGTTGGTTTATTGCGTACACCGTACAATATTCCATTCGGAG AGAATATTCAGCCTATTCAACTAGCTGGTTTTAACGATATTGATCCCACTAATTTCGCTAATAGAATGGGTATCGTTATTGGATGGGGGAAAGATGGACCAAGTGGATTACCAACGCGTAAATTAAAGTTTGCCGTTTTACCGATAATTTCAGACTACGAATGCAAATCATATTGGAGCATAACGGTTAGGAAACACGCGTGTACGGCTGCAGGTTACGGCCAGGACGCTTGTCAG GGAGACAGTGGTGGACCTCTGATTGTTTTGGAAAGTGGTACTCCTCTTCAAATCGGAATCGTGAGTTATGGAGACGGATATTGCCCTAGTGACAAGCCTGGAGTATTTTCAAGAGTCACGGGATACATTGATTGGATTCAAAAGCTCACGGGTCTTAATTTTTAA
- the LOC143186057 gene encoding histone H2B-like, whose amino-acid sequence MPPKIGGKAMKKVGKVQKNISISKSEGKKKKKRKESYAIYIYKVLKQVHPDTGVSSRAMSIMNSFVSDIFERIAAEASRLSHYNKRSTITSREVQTAVRLLLPGELAKHAVSEGTKAVTKYTSSK is encoded by the coding sequence ATGCCTCCGAAGATCGGTGGAAAGGCGATGAAGAAGGTGGGCAAGGTCCAAAAGAATATCAGTATTAGTAAATCGGAggggaaaaagaagaagaagagaaaggAAAGTTACGCGATTTATATCTACAAAGTGCTTAAACAAGTTCATCCAGACACAGGAGTTTCAAGTAGAGCCATGAGCATCATGAACAGTTTCGTTAGTGATATATTCGAGAGAATCGCTGCCGAAGCATCTCGTCTGTCGCATTACAATAAGAGGAGTACTATCACATCGAGGGAAGTTCAAACTGCCGTCAGACTTTTATTACCTGGAGAACTTGCTAAACACGCAGTCAGTGAAGGTACCAAGGCGGTTACTAAGTACACTAGCTCGAAATAA
- the LOC143186058 gene encoding histone H4, whose translation MTGRGKGGKGLGKGGAKRHRKVLRDNIQGITKPAIRRLARRGGVKRISGLIYEETRGVLKVFLENVIRDAVTYTEHAKRKTVTAMDVVYALKRQGRTLYGFGG comes from the coding sequence ATGACTGGCCGCGGAAAGGGAGGAAAGGGTTTGGGAAAAGGAGGAGCGAAGAGACACAGGAAGGTATTGCGAGATAACATTCAGGGAATTACCAAACCAGCCATTCGTAGATTGGCAAGAAGAGGTGGTGTCAAGAGAATCAGCGGTCTGATCTACGAAGAAACTCGTGGAGTACTTAAAGTTTTTCTTGAAAACGTTATTCGAGATGCTGTTACCTACACTGAACACGCTAAGAGGAAGACTGTGACAGCCATGGACGTGGTATACGCACTGAAACGCCAAGGCAGAACTTTGTACGGCTTTGGCGGTTAA
- the LOC143186056 gene encoding histone H3: protein MARTKQTARKSTGGKAPRKQLATKAARKSAPATGGVKKPHRYRPGTVALREIRRYQKSTELLIRKLPFQRLVREIAQDFKTDLRFQSSAVMALQEASEAYLVGLFEDTNLCAIHAKRVTIMPKDIQLARRIRGERA, encoded by the coding sequence ATGGCTCGTACCAAGCAGACTGCGAGGAAATCGACCGGTGGAAAGGCTCCCCGTAAACAATTGGCGACAAAGGCTGCGCGTAAAAGTGCACCCGCAACCGGAGGAGTGAAGAAACCTCATCGCTACAGGCCTGGAACCGTCGCTCTGAGAGAAATCCGTAGATACCAGAAGAGCACCGAACTCTTGATCAGGAAATTACCATTCCAACGACTTGTTCGAGAAATCGCCCAGGACTTCAAGACCGACCTCCGCTTCCAAAGCTCTGCGGTTATGGCCCTTCAGGAAGCCAGCGAGGCGTACCTCGTTGGTCTCTTTGAAGACACTAACCTCTGCGCTATTCACGCAAAGAGAGTGACCATCATGCCAAAGGACATCCAACTTGCCCGCAGAATCCGTGGAGAGAGAGCCTAA
- the LOC143186055 gene encoding putative oligoribonuclease produces the protein MTCSKNDIVWIDTELTGLDIEKDTILEVACIITDSNLKIKSEEFNVVINQPDSVLRNMNSWCTVHHAKTGLIHESQSSKISLKEAEKMLLNFLKESVPQGTCPLAGNTIYMDRLFLLKHMPSVNDYLHYRNIDVSSIKELAKRWNRTVFESSAEKTLQHRALSDIKESIQELKHYKDNIFMS, from the exons ATGACGTGCAGCAAAAACGATATTGTATGGATAGATACAGAA TTGACGGGACTTGACATAGAGAAAGATACGATTTTGGAAGTTGCTTGTATAATAACAGACAGTAATTTGAAGATCAAGAGTGAAGAATTTAATGTTGTAATTAATCAgccagattcagtattaagaaaTATGAATAGTTGGTGTACAGTCCATCATGCTAAA ACAGGTTTAATACATGAATCTCAATCTAGTAAAATCAGCTTGAAGGAAGCAGAGAAGATGTTATTAAATTTCTTAAAAGAATCAGTTCCACAGGGAACTTGTCCATTGGCTGGCAATACTATTTACATGGATCGTTTATTTTTACTTAAGCATATGCCATCAGTTAATGATTACTTACATTATAGAAACATTGATGTTAGTTCAATTAAAGAACTTGCCAA AAGAtggaatcgaacagtttttgaaaGTTCAGCCGAAAAGACGTTACAGCACAGAGCTTTATCAGATATCAAGGAAAGCATACAAGAATTAAAACACTACAAGGATAATATATTTATGTCTTAG
- the LOC143186052 gene encoding kinesin-like protein Klp61F produces the protein MNESCIAKKDKKQHIQVFVRVRPLNNTERVGKCMTVVDTPSYKEIVVRERPHDKFTKKFTFDKVFGSYSKQVEVYNAVVSPLVAEVLAGYNCTVFAYGQTGSGKTFTMEGFDNNPLMQWQADTNAGIIPRAASHLFDELRMIGTPEYTVRVSFLELYNEEIYDLLSPSDDAAKIRIYEDSTKKGAVIIHGLEEVIIHNKNEVFKILQKGSEKRQTAATLMNAQSSRSHTIFSITVHIKENAIDGDELLKTGKLNLVDLAGSENIGRSGAVDRRAREAGNINQSLLTLGRVITALVEKTPHIPYRESKLTRLLQESLGGRTRTSIIATVSPASINLEETLSTLDYAHRAKNITNRPEINQKFSKKALLQEYTEEIEKLKKDLLATRERNGVYLAPENYNEMQSLIDFQNKEIEEKLNHIKALQDTLSYKEQIFNDLLSKNLEQVNELLSAKDQLQSTKNALMSVASTLVIAEQEREEQQHLVEKHTFTENVLVSEVQTVLDVADTATTDVHKLHDKIYRKTQIGQRNNCLGQQFKKNIKNQIKEIETDIVTNIEDVIQFFASMKDDSCAAIYSFVECTEKLAHNTFEKLVNPTHDITTNLIKNINDSHLRYQQFLENEIKYLTSMTERGHTILNDVCSKITQQILELIHNHLAENLLNLYNDVSQQIDHLIESTQSLTTSTSKYYSKEHGHLNNKIQTVIKNVEDIRQNQNSFMEHQTNFTKLMNNLQHYFNELQKIEEEDHFSTCGTLRNIDEVCDVINNENSSTYKINIENDNSLQEKLQHDLHMVKETLSNETEESRIQVENSILKCETLISELQVDLSTHSDTLANYQNNVEGNIRSMQKKIEEDKNDILSTINNSYTMVYDTCSKHTNSLETYKTAFINTSKDIRQKLESEMTDSKNLNTIIVADMQAIRDRVDQFFVDDLYRDVPTGATPVKKTFQYSKKLIRTSPHARILERYRQAIMDIEHTDDKIISQLNNNSIEELEETLSGG, from the exons ATGAATGAATCATGTATTGCGAAGAAAGACAAAAAACAGCATATACAAGTTTTCGTTCGTGTCCG GCCACTAAATAATACTGAAAGGGTTGGGAAATGCATGACAGTTGTAGATACTCCATCCTATAAAGAAATAGTTGTTCGTGAAAGACCACATGATAAATTCACAAAAAAATTTACCTTTGACAAAGTATTTGGATCTTACTCAAAACAG GTTGAAGTATACAATGCAGTTGTTAGTCCATTGGTGGCAGAAGTTCTGGCTGGATATAACTGTACAGTATTCGCTTATGGCCAAACTGgtagtggaaaaacttttaccaTGGAAGGTTTTGATAATAATCCATTGATGCAGTGGCAAGCA GATACCAATGCTGGAATCATACCACGTGCTGCAAGTCATTTGTTTGATGAATTGCGTATGATAGGAACACCAGAATATACAGTTAGAGTAAGTTTTCTAGAATtgtataatgaagaaatatATGATTTATTGTCACCTAGTGATGATGCTGCTAAAATAAG AATATATGAAGATTCAACTAAAAAAGGTGCAGTAATAATACATGGTTTAGAGGAGGTGATTATACATAATAAGAATGAAGTATTTAAAATCCTTCAAAAAGGTTCAGAGAAGAGACAGACAGCAGCAACATTGATGAATGCTCAGTCTAG TCGATCTCATACGATATTTTCAATCACCGTCCATATAAAGGAGAACGCTATCGACGGGGACGAACTTCTAAAGACAGGGAAATTAAATTTAGTTGATTTAGCTGGTAGCGAAAATATTGGGAGATCCGGAGCGGTTGATCGAAGAGCAAGAGAGGCGGGTAACATTAATCAATCTCTGTTAACCTTAGGCCGGGTTATAACAGCGCTTGTGGAGAAAACACCACATATACCTTATCG AGAGTCGAAGCTAACACGATTACTTCAAGAATCATTGGGTGGTCGTACAAGAACTTCGATCATTGCTACAGTATCTCCTGCCAGTATTAATCTTGAAGAAACATTATCAACGTTGGATTATGCACATCGTGCAAAAAATATTACGAATCGGCCTGAAATCAATCAGAAATTTTCTAAGAAAGCGTTACTTCAAGAATACACagaagaaattgaaaaattaaagaaaGATTTATTAGCAACTCGTGAACGAAATGGCGTTTATTTAGCTCCAGAAAATTATAATGaaatgcaatcattaatagattTTCAGAATAAAGAAATAGAGGAAAAATTAAATCACATCAAAGCACTTCAAGATACTTTGTCCTATAAAGAG CAAATATTTAATGATTTACTATCAAAAAATTTAGAACAAGTAAACGAACTATTAAGTGCAAAAGATCAGTTACAATCCACAAAGAATGCTTTGATGTCAGTGGCATCAACGTTGGTAATAGCAGAACAAGAGAGAGAAGAGCAACAACATCTCGTTGAAAAACATACATTTACTGAAAATGTTCTTGTATCTGAAGTACAAACGGTTCTAGATGTTGCTGATACAGCTACTACAGATGTACATAAACTTCATGACAAAATTTATCGCAAAAC GCAAATAGGACAACGAAACAATTGTCTTGGCCAACAATTTAAGAAGAATATTAAAAACCAAATTAAAGAGATTGAAACTGATATTGtaacgaatattgaggatgtgaTACAATTTTTTGCATCCATGAAAGATGATTCTT gtGCGGCGATTTACTCATTTGTGGAGTGTACCGAAAAATTGGCTCATAATACTTTTGAAAAACTTGTCAATCCTACACATGATATCACTACTaatttgataaaaaatataaatgattCT CATTTAAGATATCAACAGTTCCTGGAAAATGAGATAAAATATCTTACAAGCATGACTGAACGAGGTCATACCATATTAAATGACGTTTGTTCGAAAATTACACAACAAATTCTGGAGTTAATACATAACCATTTAGCTGAAAATTTGCTAAATTTATATAATGATGTCTCCCAACAAATTGATCATTTAATAGAATCTACACAAAGTTTGACAACGTCGACTTCCAAGTATTATAGTAAGGAACACGGTCATTTAAATAATAAGATTCAGACTGTAATAAAAAATGTTGAAGATATTCGTCAAAATCAGAATAGCTTCATGGAACACCAAACCAACTTCACAAAG TtgatgaataatttgcaacactATTTTAATGAACTGCAAAAAATAGAAGAGGAAGATCACTTTTCAACCTGTGGTACACTGAGAAATATTGACGAAGTATGTGATGttataaataatgaaaattcaAGTACTTATAAGATAAACATAGAAAACGATAACAGTTTACAAGAGAAACTTCAACATGACTTACATATGGTAAAGGAAACGCTCTCTAACGAGACAGAAGAG TCAAGGATACAAGTAGAAAATTCTATTCTAAAATGTGAGACATTGATAAGTGAATTGCAAGTAGATTTAAGTACGCATAGCGATACATTAGCTAACTATCAAAACAATGTGGAAGGTAATATAAGAAGCATGcagaaaaaaatagaagaagaTAAAAATGACATCTTATCAACGATTAAC aattcgTACACAATGGTTTATGATACGTGTAGTAAACACACAAACTCTCTGGAAACTTATAAAACGGCATTTATAAATACTTCCAAGGATATTCGTCAAAAGCTTGAAAGCGAAATGACGGATAGTAAAAATCTAAATACTATAATTGTAGCAGATATGCAAGCAATACGCGACAGAGTTGATCAATTTTTCGTTGATGATTTATATCGCGATGTTCCAACAG GTGCAACTCCTGTGAAGAAAACCTTTCAGTACTCTAAGAAACTTATTCGGACATCCCCGCATGCACGAATTCTTGAAAGATACAGGCAGGCAATCATGGATATAGAGCATACTGACGACAAA ATCATTTCACAATTGAATAATAACTCAATCGAAGAGCTTGAAGAGACTTTGAGTGGAGGCTGA
- the Gphr gene encoding golgi pH regulator yields the protein MGFLEDTFVILITEVIFFFGGWVFFVKKLFRDYEVHHRLVQLIFATTFSLSCTMFELIIFEIVGVLDSSSRYFHWNAGLYMLLFMVIVLIPFYIAYFIISNIRFVRLKLIRPLTVLVYLFYLYLFWKVGDPFPILSPKKGLLSIEQGVSRIGVIGVTVMALLSGFGAVNYPYTSMAYFMRPVTYADVQAIERRLLQTMDMIVAKKKRIALAKKGEVVGQTEARSRLWGMLGPLSGSKSNQENIKQLQTEVTALEELSRQLFLEAHDIQNARERLEWAATWQGKYFNFLGYFFSIYCMWKIFISTINIVFDRVGKKDPVTRAIEIAVHWMGFDIDVTFWSQHISFYLVGCIVLTSIRGLLLTLTKFFYAISSSKSSNIIVLILAQIMGMYFVSSVLLMRMNMPAEYRIIITQVLGELQFNFYHRWFDVIFLVSALSSIAFLYLAHKQAPAERI from the exons atggGTTTCTTGGAGGATACGTTCGTGATTCTTATTACAGAG GTTATTTTCTTCTTTGGTGGCTGGGTattttttgtaaaaaaattgtttcgGGACTATGAAGTCCATCACAGATTAGTACAGCTAATTTTTGCCACAACATTTTCATTATCATGTACTATGTTTGAACTAATTATTTTTGAAATAGTAGGAGTTCTTGACTCTAG TTCTAGATATTTTCATTGGAATGCTGGCCTCTATATGCTTCTATTCATGGTAATCGTTTTGATTCCATTTTACATAGCATATTTTATTATCAGTAATATTAGATTTG TAAGACTGAAACTGATAAGGCCATTAACTGTACTGGTCTACTTGTTTTATCTGTATTTGTTTTGGAAAGTGGGAGATCCTTTTCCAATTTTAAGTCCTAAAAAAGGCCTATTGTCAATAGAACAAGGTGTCAGTCGAATAGGAGTAATTGGTGTTACTGTTATGGCACTTCTATCAGGATTTGGTGCTGTAAATTATCCATATACTTCAATGGCTTATTTTATGCGGCCTGTAACATATGCAGATGTACAAGCAATAGAGAGAAGATTGTTACAGACAATGgatatgattgttgctaagaaAAAAAGAATAGCATTAGCTAAGAAAGGTGAAGTTGTAGGACAAACTGAAGCTAGATCTAGACTTTGGGGCATGCTTGGACCTTTGAGTGGCAGTAAAAGCAATCAAGAAA atattaAGCAATTACAAACGGAAGTGACAGCTTTAGAGGAATTGTCCCGCCAATTGTTTCTAGAGGCACATGACATTCAGAATGCTAGAGAACGTTTAGAATGGGCTGCTACTTGGCAAGGAAAATACTTCAACTTTTTAGGGTACTTCTTCTCTATCTACTGCATGTGGAAGATATTTATT TCAACAATCAATATCGTTTTCGATCGTGTTGGTAAGAAGGATCCTGTAACCAGAGCGATCGAAATCGCCGTTCACTGGATGGGTTTCGATATCGATGTTACGTTTTGGTCACAGCACATCTCGTTTTATCTCGTTGGCTGTATTGTCTTGACATCAATCCGCGGCTTATTACTGACATTGACAaag TTTTTTTATGCTATATCCAGTAGTAAGTCATCGAATATCATTGTACTCATACTCGCTCAAATAATG GGTATGTATTTCGTATCTTCTGTACTTCTGATGCGAATGAATATGCCTGCAGAATATCGCATCATCATAACTCAAGTTTTAGGGGAATTGCAATTTAATTTTTATCATAGATGGTTCGACGTGATATTTTTGGTATCCGCATTATCATCGATAGCGTTTTTGTATTTAGCTCATAAGCAGGCACCAGCGGAACGTatttaa